From a single Miscanthus floridulus cultivar M001 chromosome 8, ASM1932011v1, whole genome shotgun sequence genomic region:
- the LOC136474487 gene encoding aldehyde dehydrogenase family 3 member F1-like, which translates to MGSVPEEEKALGFGGLVSDLREVYESGRTQDLEWRQSQLRGLVRLLEEEEEIFDALHEDLGKHRVEAFRDEVGVLKKSVVDKLQNLKNWAAPEKAHTPLVAFPATALVVPEPLGVVLIYSCWNLPIGLALEPLSGALAAGNVVVVKPSELAPSTSAFLAANLPKFLDSKAVKVVEGGPEVGDKLMDHPWDKVLFTGSSRVGRLIMTKAAEHLTPVALELGSKCPCIVDWLDSNRDSQVAVNRIIGAKWSTCSGQACIAIDYLLVEEEFAPILIEMLKSTLERFFTRPEYMARILNEKHFQRLSGFLADRRVASSVVHGGHFNPKTLSIEPTLLLNPPLDSDIMTEEIFGPLLPIITVKKIEDSIKFLKSKPKPLAIYAFTRNEKLKQRIIDETSSGSVTFNDAIVQYGLDSIPFGGVGFGQYHGKYSFEMFSHKKAVFKRSFLIEFMFRYPPWDEIKIGMLRRVYQFDYVSLFLAIIGLRR; encoded by the exons ATGGGGAGTGTGCCAGAGGAGGAGAAGGCCCTGGGCTTTGGCGGCCTGGTGAGCGACCTGAGGGAGGTGTACGAGAGCGGCAGGACCCAGGACCTGGAGTGGCGGCAGTCGCAGCTCAGGGGTCTCGTCAGGctcctggaggaggaggaggagatcttCGACGCGCTCCACGAGGACCTGGGCAAACACCGCGTCGAGGCCTTCAGAGACGAG GTTGGGGTTCTGAAGAAGTCCGTCGTCGACAAGCTGCAAAACCTCAAGAACTGGGCTGCTCCGGAGAAG GCTCACACGCCGCTCGTTGCCTTCCCGGCGACGGCGCTGGTGGTGCCGGAGCCGCTCGGGGTTGTGCTCATCTACTCATGCTGGAATCTCCCAATAG GCCTAGCTCTGGAACCGCTCTCCGGAGCCCTGGCGGCCGGCAACGTTGTGGTGGTGAAGCCATCGGAGCTGGCGCCGTCCACCTCGGCGTTCCTCGCGGCCAACCTACCCAAGTTCCTGGACTCCAAGGCCGTGAAGGTCGTCGAGGGCGGGCCTGAGGTCGGGGACAAGCTCATGGACCACCCATGGGACAAGGTTCTCTTCACTG GCAGCAGCCGTGTTGGGCGCCTCATCATGACCAAGGCCGCCGAGCACCTCACCCCGGTGGCGCTTGAGCTCGGCTCCAAGTGCCCCTGCATCGTCGACTGGCTTGACAGCAACAGGGACAGCCAGGTAGCGGTGAATCGCATTATTGGAGCCAAATGGTCCACCTGCTCCGGCCAAGCCTGCATCGCCATCGACTACCTGCTGGTGGAGGAGGAATTTGCTCCGATTCTG ATCGAGATGCTCAAGTCGACGCTGGAGAGGTTCTTCACCAGGCCAGAGTACATGGCGCGCATTCTGAACGAGAAGCATTTCCAGAGGCTGAGTGGCTTCCTGGCCGACCGCAGGGTGGCGTCCTCCGTGGTCCATGGCGGGCACTTCAACCCCAAGACGCT GAGCATCGAGCCCACGCTTCTGCTGAATCCCCCGCTGGACTCTGACATCATGACGGAGGAGATATTCGGCCCGCTGCTCCCGATCATCACG GTGAAGAAGATCGAGGACAGCATCAAGTTCCTCAAGTCGAAGCCGAAGCCGCTGGCGATCTACGCCTTCACCAGGAACGAGAAGCTGAAGCAGCGGATCATCGACGAGACGTCGTCGGGGAGCGTAACGTTCAACGACGCCATCGTGCAG TATGGCCTGGACAGCATCCCGTTCGGTGGCGTGGGGTTCGGGCAGTACCACGGTAAGTACTCGTTTGAGATGTTCAGCCACAAGAAGGCGGTGTTCAAGAGGAGCTTCCTCATCGAGTTCATGTTCCGGTACCCGCCGTGGGACGAGATCAAGATCGGGATGCTCAGGCGCGTCTACCAATTCGACTACGTCTCGCTCTTCCTCGCGATAATCGGCCTAAGGAGATAA